A single genomic interval of Juglans regia cultivar Chandler chromosome 1, Walnut 2.0, whole genome shotgun sequence harbors:
- the LOC108979373 gene encoding transcription repressor OFP8-like has protein sequence MENRFKLRISRLFRASIGSCRSRNLSDVVEKAVFVPQNHQKFHMIEPALSPKHRAFRSICRPKPSQTPEIIHNSCIIPARELLSRRKVSEPFSPFASANPAGRTCPPASPISPLNPFFQFGDLKFKQNKKGSDRSKNKKKKKTTQMKNKHAEAFPFSSFSQEDMSFGGWWYSSEDDEDEREDETDTLFSSKSLSSDSSESQRRRSRRKRHGAPRTARSSAGLGLIPMQGKVKDSFAVVKRSSDPYKDFRTSMVEMIVEKQMFAAKDLEQLLQCFLSLNSYHHHKIIVEAFTEICEALFCNWS, from the coding sequence ATGGAAAACCGATTCAAGCTGCGAATCTCTCGCTTGTTCCGTGCCTCAATCGGCTCTTGCCGGTCTCGAAACCTCTCCGATGTTGTCGAAAAAGCCGTCTTTGTCCCACAAAACCACCAAAAGTTCCACATGATCGAGCCCGCCTTGTCCCCAAAGCATCGAGCCTTTCGCTCCATTTGCAGACCCAAACCTTCCCAAACCCCAGAAATCATCCACAACAGCTGCATAATACCTGCCAGAGAGTTACTCTCCAGAAGGAAAGTCTCTGAGCCATTTTCGCCTTTCGCATCGGCCAACCCTGCTGGACGAACCTGCCCTCCTGCGTCTCCAATCTCTCCCTTGAATCCGTTCTTCCAGTTCGGAGATTTAAAGTTTAAGCAGAATAAGAAAGGCTCAGATAGAAgcaagaataagaagaaaaagaagacgaCCCAGATGAAGAACAAGCATGCAGAAGCCTTTCCCTTTAGCTCTTTTTCGCAGGAGGATATGAGTTTTGGTGGGTGGTGGTATAGCAGCGAAGACGACGAAGATGAAAGAGAGGACGAGACCGACACTCTTTTCTCTTCCAAGAGCCTCTCTTCCGATTCATCCGAGTCTCAGCGACGTCGTTCTCGTCGGAAACGGCACGGGGCTCCGCGGACTGCTCGGAGTTCTGCTGGGCTGGGTCTAATTCCAATGCAGGGGAAAGTGAAGGATAGCTTTGCTGTGGTGAAGAGGTCCAGCGATCCGTACAAGGATTTCAGGACGTCAATGGTGGAAATGATCGTTGAGAAGCAGATGTTTGCGGCCAAAGATTTGGAGCAACTCTTGCAGTGTTTCCTGTCTCTGAATTCGTACCATCATCATAAGATCATTGTGGAGGCGTTCACCGAGATATGCGAGGCTCTGTTTTGTAATTGGTCTTGA